From the Prochlorococcus marinus str. AS9601 genome, the window TGGATTTAGTGTAAAGGAGTATTAACTTTTGAGCGAAGGAGACTCCACTTCCGGAAAGCATTCCATCGCCAGTACCATACATTGTTATTGCGCCAAGAGTAAGGAAGAAAATAGCCGTAATAACAGTTATTAAATAACCGAGATTAAAATCAAATTCTGCTTCATTAATATTTGGCTTATAGTTTGAATCTTTCGCTCGAGAAAACATCCATAAAGAAGGCCAAACACATAACTCTACTGGGCAAGGCATCCATCCCATTAAAGGGATCAAAAAAGCTAAATTTGTTAACTTCCATGGGCTGATTTCTGGTTCAAAAAAACTCATATTTAAGGACTCATTTATTGACCCTTTGAACAAAAGCGATAAAACTGCAAATAATGTTAATAAAGTTAGTAGAGATACTAAAAATTTGGAAATTCTATCAAGGGCTTTATATTTACCAAGAATTAATATCATTCCAGAAACAATAAGGATTCCTATCGACAAATCCATAGCTGGAAAAGTTGAGAAAAGGGGAATATTAGTTAAAAGGACACCAGAGACAAAACTTACAGCAGCTATTGTGAAAGTACCTGTAATTAGACTAACTACTAGAAATAAAGGAAGATATAAAGAATTCCTCTCTTTAAAACCTTCTAATAATGATTTACCAGTAGATGCCGTAAATCTAGTCCCAACCAACAAGAATGGATATTTCAAAAGATTAGTAAGAAGGATTAGGCCAACTAATGAAAATCCAAACCTTGCGCCAGCAGTAGTGGATGATAATAAATGAGAACCCCCAATTGCCGCTCCAGCTAGGACAATTCCTGGACCTAAACTTTTTTGTATTCCTTTTGTTAAATTCATATTTTAATCAAATGATTTAATTTACTTTTTGAGCCCTTCTAAATTTATTTTTTAATACTCTTTTTTTAACCCCAAAAACAGATAATGAGTGAAAAATAAAAAGTATAATTAAGAATCCTATTCGAAGTTTCATAAGATATCTCCCTCAAATATGCTTTTATCAGATATTTATTTTGTATTCAACCTCTTTTCTCCATAAAATCTTCAAAAACCTATCCAAAACATCTAATTCTTTTTTTTCAACATTTTTTAGATTTTTATTATTTTGTTTTTGCATAAATTATTGCCTAATTATTTCAAATTTAAATTAAGCTAAAAAAAACACAATAAGCAATACTTCTTAAAATTTTTTGTAGTTTTTTTTAATTTGATAAGTATTTTTCTGCCCTTCTTAATGCTTTTATTGCTCCTCTGTAATCATGATTTTTTAATTTTTCCTCACTTTTACGTTCCAACATTTGTACTATTTCATTTCTCTTAATTGCATCAATTTTAAGCTTATGATCAAATATAAGATCGAATTTTGAAGAGTACAAATTAGATAATTCTTCTCTATACTTTTCAATAATTTTTTCATCACAAGATTTATATTTCAATATCTCATTAGCTTTAATTTTGTCTTCTAAAGCTCCTTTAAAATTTCCAAGTTTAAATTTCTTTTCACTTGATCGGGTTAGCTTAATAATATTTCCCAATATCAATTCACCAGAATCTTCCATTTTTTTTTTGCTGACCAAAATTAATCCTATCAGCCTAAAGAAAAAAAGTATTCATTTTTAATAATCAAATAATTAATTAATTAGCCAATAACAAGTCCTCTTTCAAGAAGTAAATCGAAAACCTCCACACTTTTCGTTTTCCCAAATTGTGGGGGCTTATGTAAATCTAATATTTCAGCAAGGCACATTATCCAATA encodes:
- a CDS encoding NRAMP family divalent metal transporter, which produces MNLTKGIQKSLGPGIVLAGAAIGGSHLLSSTTAGARFGFSLVGLILLTNLLKYPFLLVGTRFTASTGKSLLEGFKERNSLYLPLFLVVSLITGTFTIAAVSFVSGVLLTNIPLFSTFPAMDLSIGILIVSGMILILGKYKALDRISKFLVSLLTLLTLFAVLSLLFKGSINESLNMSFFEPEISPWKLTNLAFLIPLMGWMPCPVELCVWPSLWMFSRAKDSNYKPNINEAEFDFNLGYLITVITAIFFLTLGAITMYGTGDGMLSGSGVSFAQKLILLYTKSIGNWAKWIIIPAAFAAMFSTTITCLDAYPRSISAIQGLLRGTDFGHLDSKAERNRFQIWMIVHIFASLIALLIARSGGIGVKDFVFAAMTGSFLTAPLFAWMAMDTINSKLVPSKNRYGFFLKTISWIGLIFLTLFSLLFIANSFFGLGIY